The Juglans regia cultivar Chandler chromosome 6, Walnut 2.0, whole genome shotgun sequence genome contains the following window.
AAATGAAACGTATGTGTACCTGAAAGATGCAATCACAGGATCTTCAGCTTGCAATTGCGAGAGTTGAAGAAGAGGAGCAATTGACATTCTGGGGACCTATCTGTACGGCAGCACCAGAAGGAGTGAGGACAGCGGTGCCCCCAAAGTATGACAAAGGGCTGCTAAATATGGCCTGCTTGGTTTCaaagggaagagaaaaaagattCTTGGCATCGTCTTGAAGTTGGCTCAGAAGGGTTGGAGGAACCCCATGATTGACAAAACGAAAAAGACCCCAATATCTGCTAACCTCCCCAAGCTGGTCAAGGTCTAAGCATTGGAGATCTATGACAGGTATAGGGTCTGAATCTGGGACCTGGTTTATAGCACCAACTGTGTCAAAGTTCTGGGTATGCTGCTTCAACTGGCGAAAGACAAGAGGGTAGGAATCAAAGCTCACTTCAGATTCAGACATGTTTTCAATCCTGCACTTCAACCCCGAATATGGTAATGctaaaattcaaagaagaaacatacaaaaagaaaaagttctgGAAAGCTTAGTTTATTGTAGGAGAGGGTCCACTTTGGCCCACATCGCGACACATTCCTCCAGGGTCCCTCCGTCCTGCCCTGCCTTGGCTTATAGATCCAACACACGGCTCTCTGCAACTTCGAGAACAAAGTCTTTGAACAGATCCTAAAGCTGGTTCCGATCAATTTGCTAAATTTGATGGTCTTGCCAATATAGTTGCGTGAAGAATATGAATAGCCATATATTGAAAGGGCAGCCTAATGTTTCTTACTTTATAGATAAGTCAATAGGTTTATTAGTTTATAGTAATTTGATTAGACTTCATGAAACGGTCTAGATTGGGTAGAATGGATCAAAAGCCAACAAAAACACATCTTGTTGAGGCCGTATTTCACGGTCTGGGCAACTCCATGCTATTGGGCTCGGGCTTAATTCCTATTAAGATGGAAAATGGGAAGCTCGGGGGTCGTGGTACCTCCGATGCACAAGTTAGCTCAAGATAggagatgaagagagaaaatgagtgCTTAGGGAGAATGAGAGTAGAAGAATTCTAGAGTTTCAGTAACCCCCTTCCGGGCTAAGAGATGGGGTATTTATACCTGGCCGGGGTGAACCCCGAGGTGGTGGTAGTTCGTATGCGACTCCGTACCAGGATCGGGTGTCCCTGCCAGCTTCCTGCATCCCTGCAGACATGCCAGGCCTGACCACGGTTGTCGGTGATACCCAGGGGCATGTTGTAGTGTGCCTATTCCCGTTACATTAAATGTGGCGTGGTTCTGGTTAGACACGTTTGACCTCCTGCGCCGTTcgaactaggggtgtaaaccgatcggtccggaccggagaaaccgaccggaccgaccggttctgttcggaccggaccggaccgaccaaatacatggtcggtttcggtccattgaatatgaaagtttcggtcttcggtccggtcttggggtggagatttctcggaccggaccgaccgaataataataaaaaaatattatatatattatttatataataattatacaattaacaatataaaattttaaatatgttattaatacttgttaatattctataaattaacaatattttatatatatcttaatctaacctctcactattaacaatataaaattttaaatatgttattaacacttgttaatattctatgaattaactaatatataatatcaattagttaattatatagtaattatataaattaataatgtaattttcatttaatttattatcattgatcatataaaatatttttttattgagtttgttacctaatccatattaataagtcacttaatttaatttagtattttaaataaattttttttattaattgatttaaaaaaaaaaatatgccggaccgaatggaccgaccggaccggaccggaccgataactaccgatccggtccggtccctatggatctttgttggaaaattatcattttcgggaaaaatgatgttttgaggaaaatgcatatttcatcatatgcatgcatgttggttgcattaaatgcattttattcctgaggattatttgggttatacttacctgcggtaccatgtttggtaacgcagactttgatgcagatgaagatgagggtgagcatgaggagtcggctccgcccgaggagtgatttgggatcactcatttttattttgggacatgtgttaaactttattttgggatgactgtataactttttaaacccttttactgatatttaaattgtatttaaattctggtacttagtagacttaattatccgctgcattgttattgtacactgtcgcatgtacacacacttggcacttttgttgggatgcgtgaccgtgttgtcatcatcccggcgtctcgattcctgtgtttccttacatgggggtcgggggtgccataggtggtatcagagcagttcggctctgggtagaaccacatgtcccttaggatagtaccaaaaattattttattgttttaaaataatttttaaagtgttgtaagataaatgattattttaaaaataaatatgagatattgtgagtttattgttattttgttttatgttaattgatgttatttaatttaattttatcttattgtatttttttgtgttgcttttggttgagtttggttttgtcTAGATTTAAGCGGGGTTGCAAGTTGCTCTATGACAGGACTATGGTGAGACCAAGAAGGCAAGCTGATGTGCCCGAGGATGAGCTACCCAGGGGTGATGGAAATTATGCCATGGCGAGGGCGTTGAATAGGATGACAGAGTTTCTCCAGCAGAATTTCCGACCGCCGCAAGGAGATCCAAATAGAGCGGTCCAAGTGGGGTGCACCTATGAGCGTTTCTTAGCGCATAGGACTCCTGCCTTTTCTGGGGAGGAGAATCCAATACGAGCTAGGAGGTGGATTCAAGATCTGGAAAGAACCTTTGAAGTCTGTGGGTGCACTGAGGCCCATATGGTTTTATATGGGAGCTATATGCTGCAAGGTGAAGCGGCAAACTGGTGGGAGACCAAGCGGCCACTCCTAGAAATGGAGTTGGGATCCTTGGCTGCTGTGTCTTGGCAGCGgtttaagaaagaatttgatgatCGATACTTCCCTGTTTCGGTGAGACGACAAAAGGCT
Protein-coding sequences here:
- the LOC118348613 gene encoding uncharacterized protein LOC118348613, producing MVRPRRQADVPEDELPRGDGNYAMARALNRMTEFLQQNFRPPQGDPNRAVQVGCTYERFLAHRTPAFSGEENPIRARRWIQDLERTFEVCGCTEAHMVLYGSYMLQGEAANWWETKRPLLEMELGSLAAVSWQRFKKEFDDRYFPVSVRRQKAREFNNLVQGGMTVEQYARKFMELGRFAPHLITTEKLQVERFMEGLRPEVRKQVACLQIMEFQKLVDLASIAERENSFVMGSPPG